From the Salvelinus alpinus chromosome 32, SLU_Salpinus.1, whole genome shotgun sequence genome, one window contains:
- the LOC139562352 gene encoding tumor necrosis factor receptor superfamily member 6-like isoform X1: protein MNKYTFLCVLCILCIVRSATTSKAEQSSQDITIKFRIKRQSCQDGTYQHENKTCCLCAAGHHLDSHCSMNPDDGTCIHCELERTYNSYPNFLDSCEPCTSCNPKANLEVEDKCTIISDTVCRCQQGYYCDKGKVHCRACYPCTICGDEGTKVACTTTNNTICHDDQKQGGGRSHAAVLGSVMVIAVFLIFCCLRRNNKCGFGKKLGQNGGLTKMSNQNLKVAEEMQLLRGIDLWPHLPDIAKTLGWKDMKQVAERSGMTIATIESHQLNYPNDTQEQCSSLLRAWVEKTGMTTASKTLIQTLRRMNKNAKADNIMDIISNKENTV, encoded by the exons ATGAACAAATATACGTTTCTATGTGTCCTGTGCATCTTG TGTATAGTTCGTTCAGCTACAACTTCCAAAGCAGAGCAGAGTTCCCAAGACATAACCATCAAATTCCGCATCAAAAGGCAGAGTTGTCAAGATGGCACTTACCAGCATGAAAACAAGACATGCTGTCTCTGTGCTGCTG GCCATCATCTGGACAGCCACTGTAGTATGAACCCAGACGATGGGACCTGTATTCACTGTGAGCTAGAAAGAACCTACAACAGTTACCCCAACTTCCTGGACTCTTGTGAGCCCTGCACATCTTGCAACCCTAAAG CCAATCTGGAAGTGGAGGACAAATGTACCATCATCAGTGACACAGTGTGTCGATGCCAGCAGGGCTATTACTGTGACAAGGGGAAGGTGCACTGCAGGGCCTGCTACCCGTGTACCAT ATGTGGGGATGAAGGTACCAAGGTTGCCTgtaccaccaccaacaacaccatATGCCACGACGACCAAAAACAAGGAG GAGGAAGAAGTCATGCAGCAGTACTTGGCTCAGTTATGGTTATTgcagtttttcttattttttgctGCCTGAGGCGAAATAATAAATGTGGTTTTG GGAAAAAGCTGGGGCAAAATGGTGGTTTGACCAAAATGTCCAACCAGAATTTAAAGGTAGCTGAG GAAATGCAGCTACTGAGGG GTATTGACCTCTGGCCACACCTCCCAGATATCGCTAAGACCTTGGGGTGGAAGGACATGAAACAGGTGGCCGAGCGCAGTGGGATGACTATTGCCACCATAGAATCCCACCAGCTAAACTATCCCAATGACACCCAGGAGCAGTGCTCCAGCCTACTTAGGGCCTGGGTGGAGAAGACGGGGATGACCACAGCCTCTAAGACACTGATCCAGACTCTACGCCGCATGAATAAAAATGCCAAAGCAGATAATATCATGGATATCATCAGCAACAAGGAAAACACAGTTTAG
- the LOC139562352 gene encoding tumor necrosis factor receptor superfamily member 6-like isoform X2 — MNKYTFLCVLCILCIVRSATTSKAEQSSQDITIKFRIKRQSCQDGTYQHENKTCCLCAAGHHLDSHCSMNPDDGTCIHCELERTYNSYPNFLDSCEPCTSCNPKANLEVEDKCTIISDTVCRCQQGYYCDKGKVHCRACYPCTICGDEGTKVACTTTNNTICHDDQKQGGRSHAAVLGSVMVIAVFLIFCCLRRNNKCGFGKKLGQNGGLTKMSNQNLKVAEEMQLLRGIDLWPHLPDIAKTLGWKDMKQVAERSGMTIATIESHQLNYPNDTQEQCSSLLRAWVEKTGMTTASKTLIQTLRRMNKNAKADNIMDIISNKENTV; from the exons ATGAACAAATATACGTTTCTATGTGTCCTGTGCATCTTG TGTATAGTTCGTTCAGCTACAACTTCCAAAGCAGAGCAGAGTTCCCAAGACATAACCATCAAATTCCGCATCAAAAGGCAGAGTTGTCAAGATGGCACTTACCAGCATGAAAACAAGACATGCTGTCTCTGTGCTGCTG GCCATCATCTGGACAGCCACTGTAGTATGAACCCAGACGATGGGACCTGTATTCACTGTGAGCTAGAAAGAACCTACAACAGTTACCCCAACTTCCTGGACTCTTGTGAGCCCTGCACATCTTGCAACCCTAAAG CCAATCTGGAAGTGGAGGACAAATGTACCATCATCAGTGACACAGTGTGTCGATGCCAGCAGGGCTATTACTGTGACAAGGGGAAGGTGCACTGCAGGGCCTGCTACCCGTGTACCAT ATGTGGGGATGAAGGTACCAAGGTTGCCTgtaccaccaccaacaacaccatATGCCACGACGACCAAAAACAAGGAG GAAGAAGTCATGCAGCAGTACTTGGCTCAGTTATGGTTATTgcagtttttcttattttttgctGCCTGAGGCGAAATAATAAATGTGGTTTTG GGAAAAAGCTGGGGCAAAATGGTGGTTTGACCAAAATGTCCAACCAGAATTTAAAGGTAGCTGAG GAAATGCAGCTACTGAGGG GTATTGACCTCTGGCCACACCTCCCAGATATCGCTAAGACCTTGGGGTGGAAGGACATGAAACAGGTGGCCGAGCGCAGTGGGATGACTATTGCCACCATAGAATCCCACCAGCTAAACTATCCCAATGACACCCAGGAGCAGTGCTCCAGCCTACTTAGGGCCTGGGTGGAGAAGACGGGGATGACCACAGCCTCTAAGACACTGATCCAGACTCTACGCCGCATGAATAAAAATGCCAAAGCAGATAATATCATGGATATCATCAGCAACAAGGAAAACACAGTTTAG